GTGTAAGCAAGAAACTCGTATTCTTCCTACCTTATACCACCATAATCGACGGCAAGAAAGAACCTGGCCTATGGATCTCTACTCGATGGAGTCGCTTGCGTAGAAGCGACAGCCTGTCTCAGTTAAGACAAGATTCAAAAGCACAAACAAAAAATTGAAGGAAAGGGCTTCCATCTCAACGTGCAACAGTAGCATGCCGAGGGTTGGAGCAGGCTGCAGCAATCAATGCACACACGTGGAAAAGAGTGTGATCCAGTTTAGATCTCTGTGTTGGTTGTTCATGGTTTTTTTTATTACAGGGTTTCATCATATGCATTTGTGTTGGTTGTTAGCTTTCATGGAATAAGAGTCTTTgtcttttttttccttctttcatGTCTTATATTTGCTTCATCCAATAATAAAACCCATCAACCACTTCTTCTTTATTTACtccttaatttctttttttttttaagttgatTTAATCTGGTCCAAACAAACCAGCATAAATTAaatccaagaaaaaaaaaatacaatcctAATTGATTTTAATCTTAAATTAAATCAGAATGATTTCAACTCAATTTGAAGTTGTGAGCAGACCGAGCCCACGCCAAGACACATGAAGTGCAACGTTGTTGGTGGTGGAGTTGGCGACATGCGGGACAAGTTGGAACATGTTTGATCATTGCTTGCGGTTTCTATTTACTGGTTTCGGGACAGTACATAGATTCAACACCTGCTTTGTTAACGAGGTAACCGCGTTCCACCAACTTGGACTAccataaaatctaaattttaatcatttaatatatatttaagaaagaatttttcatgaaatctactaccattttattaatttatttgataatcTTATCCTCTTTGGCGCGTGGAGGCCGAAGGGAATAAGTGGTTTGGCCGAAACCGCTCTTGAGTCATGTCTTATGCACAAATGCAATAGAAAATCGACCATAAGTCTCTGTTCTCTATATTCCATTAAACTAAGAGGAATTTTATATGAGATAAAAAGTTCAGCTGTATTTGTcaattggattttttttattcaattatgCATACCAGTTGGCATGAAGAATTTGTCAACACCTCCCTCAGTTGTTTCATTTTCCAATTTTTCATGCACAAATATAAAGCGTGCCTCCCCCATTCCAGACTTATTTCAGTGCCAATAATAACACTCTAATCTAAACCATCTTCAGCTTCAGCACCAAGTTTTAATATGGCTTGTTGGTCAGCTGAGAATGCAACCAAAGCTTACCTCCGAGCTTTGAAAATGGTAAATCTCTTAAAATCTTCTATAGCTATTAGTCATATTTCTTATATTTCCAATTTTCTCACATGGGTTCTTCATTTTATAGGTAAAGAACAGTAAGGAGCCAGACATGGCTGAGTTTATATCAGCCCTTGCAGCAGGAAACAATGCACAGCTTATGGTGATGGTATCTGCAAGAGTTACAGCATCGACCACACTACCATTGGTGGCAGCTGCCCATCAAACAGGTGGCCAAGTAACTTGTATTTTGTCTACAGAATCAGACTTCATTGTTTCAAGAAATTCTCTGGGACCTTATGCAGATTGTGTAAAGTTTGTAGTAGAAGATGCCAAGACTCTTTTACTGAGTGATTACAAAAGGGCAGATTTCGTGCTTATTGATTGCAACATTGATGATTGCGAAGGAGTGTTTAGAGCTGCACAAGAGTGTGGCAGAAATGGAAGGGGGCTTATAGTTGGTTTTAATGCCTTTCACAGGGGACCATGGCGTAATGACCTCAAGACTCACTTTTTACCCATCGGAGAGGGACTACTGGTAATAAGAATAGGTGATAAGATTGACAATGGATGTGGACAGAGGAAAAGAAGTAGATGGGTGACGAGAGTTGATGAGTGCACCGGCGAGGAGCATGTCTACAGAGTCACCTGTGCACAGCAAGAGATTGAAGCCTGAAgctatagattttttttttcttaatgcgTAATAGTTTGTAATCTGTGAGTCAAGATGTAAATATCAAATATGGAAAACCCATCTGGCTTAATGGTTTTTTCAAGAAGTCCAGTAGCTTTCAACTGtgtaattaattgaatattctgCGAAGCGTTTGGCTCTGTATAAGAGATGAAGAGAATAGTTGACTTGGTGATTTTTTAATCTTCTTCTGCAGTACAATATAGCTACTAATTAGAATATCCAAAAAGCTTGTCTTCTCTAAAATAGAGAGACCTTCTCTTTAAAAAATCTATCCCTGTCGACTCTAAGACCTCCTTTGCTCCTCCAGGGCCCAGGCAACGAAAGTCCAGTGACTGGATTTCCTTCCCCCTATTGGATCGGGTTAGATATCTTTTTGAGTTATATTTACGCAAGAGGCTATGTTGGATAGGGATATGTTGTGGTTTCTTTGATTAGCTTGTGGTTCCAAGGTTGCCTTGCTTGACTATGGGAAAGGAGGGTCTGCATATCGTGGTGGAACTATAAGAGCTAGCAGCAGCATAATTTTGTGGTTGCCCCACTAGCTATAAAAAAGTGAGATGCGGTGAAGTTCTGCCATTTTTACCATTCTCATTCCTTGAGTTGCTGGTGGTTTTCAGCAGTCTACCTCTTGTGGGTCTGGCGAGACTTGAGCCCCGGATCTCCTTCTACTTGCtacaggcttgctctccttgcTTATCAATTTAACTAACGGAAATATTCTCTAGTATCTTCGTGGGCTGTAATTTACGACGACAGCAGTAGTGGGGATGCCAGCACTAGGTTTAAAGGGATATTTTTTAAGGTAAATGAaggtttttcaatttaaaaactttaaatttgtaTTTGAAAAATGAGTAAAGATGTAAAGTAAGATTTTTGGatgttttaagaaaattttaaaaaaaaaataattgaaaatatttaaaatttttaatttttatttattaaattagtggattaataatttttttaaaaaaatctttaaatatctctaaaaaaatttattttctttttaaataattaaaatttattaaaatttaaaaataatgaaaactttattttataaaaacatagtaCCTTAATTTTATACTATCTCCACTTAAATAAAGTGTTAAATGCAGCAAAATTGAGGCCATATGCTCTAGTTAGGGACTTGGGAATCATTCTACTGAATTTTGGGCTTTGAGTACAGtaggtttttgtttttttgttggGCCGTCCTTTTGGGTTATGCCTTTTAACGTATGGCTGGGACTTCTTATTAATGAATTATCTTTAGGGGAAGAAAAGTACACCTGCTAATTTTCAAGACTTGAGGTATCCGCGTGAAATCTAGTGGAAACAAAATAAGTTGAATCTAATGGAGTAGTTATAGGCACTGCCATGGTCAAGATCTcgtttctgaaatttaattcgGATCTTGGACCTATTAATCACTTTTCAAGAAGATAAACTTAGTTTAGAGCCCATACTAAGCATTGATCCATCTATTTCATATGCATCGCGGTT
The sequence above is a segment of the Manihot esculenta cultivar AM560-2 chromosome 5, M.esculenta_v8, whole genome shotgun sequence genome. Coding sequences within it:
- the LOC110616169 gene encoding uncharacterized protein LOC110616169: MACWSAENATKAYLRALKMVKNSKEPDMAEFISALAAGNNAQLMVMVSARVTASTTLPLVAAAHQTGGQVTCILSTESDFIVSRNSLGPYADCVKFVVEDAKTLLLSDYKRADFVLIDCNIDDCEGVFRAAQECGRNGRGLIVGFNAFHRGPWRNDLKTHFLPIGEGLLVIRIGDKIDNGCGQRKRSRWVTRVDECTGEEHVYRVTCAQQEIEA